In a single window of the Halomicroarcula saliterrae genome:
- a CDS encoding flippase-like domain-containing protein yields the protein MNDIEVSVVLPAYNEEDTIEQTVVVTLDALAEFLPTGTFEVIVAEDGCDDGTPEIATRLAETDERVRHVHSDDRLGRGGALEFAFERAEGETLVYFDTDLATDMRHLEELVESVRSGEYDVATGSRWLPENRADRPPKRGIPSIGFNALVRAVLRSDLRDHQCGFKSISRTAFEQLGPQVEDEHWFWDTELLVKAQREGYRVKEFAVDWEPKGDSKVDIVRDVFGMGSQVLRTFWELSVSPRITRRVSLGAGTMLVVLALLLMTQYLNPRTVLNEMAGAAPGLVALSAVIYAVSWPIRGLRYRDILDSMGFHERWDFLTGAVFISQTGNLVFPARLGDGVRAYVVKARRSIPYPSGFASLAVERVFDLLTITLLAGTVMLGLAATGSAGDLLAALTGDAVGGDPAQSGQTAVYVAAAVGLAAIGAVAAIVASARTDANFVRATIGRLSDDSYADHVAGIVEGFVADVQTVTADGPAFARVGLGSLAIWSLDVLTALAVFAAFGTPLTPSVVAVGFFAVSVGNLAKVLPLTPGGVGLYEGAFTIIVAPLTPVGVTAALSIAIVDHAVKNVVTIVGGVVSMAWLNVSLTTAVEESRSATDMQPEADD from the coding sequence ATGAACGATATCGAGGTGAGCGTCGTCCTCCCCGCCTACAACGAGGAGGACACCATCGAGCAGACGGTGGTGGTCACACTCGATGCGCTCGCCGAGTTCCTCCCGACGGGCACGTTCGAGGTTATCGTCGCGGAGGACGGTTGTGACGACGGGACGCCCGAAATCGCGACGCGACTCGCCGAGACCGACGAGCGGGTCCGACACGTCCACAGCGACGACCGACTCGGCCGGGGCGGGGCCCTGGAGTTCGCCTTCGAGCGGGCCGAGGGGGAGACGCTGGTGTACTTCGACACCGACCTCGCGACGGACATGCGTCACCTCGAAGAACTGGTCGAGAGCGTCCGCTCGGGCGAATACGACGTGGCGACGGGGTCGCGCTGGCTGCCCGAGAACCGGGCCGACCGGCCGCCCAAGCGCGGCATCCCGAGTATCGGGTTCAACGCGCTCGTGCGAGCCGTCCTCCGCTCGGACCTGCGAGACCACCAGTGTGGCTTCAAGTCCATCTCGCGAACGGCCTTCGAGCAGCTCGGGCCGCAAGTCGAGGACGAACACTGGTTCTGGGACACGGAGTTGCTCGTGAAGGCCCAGCGCGAGGGGTACCGCGTCAAGGAGTTCGCCGTCGACTGGGAACCGAAAGGCGACTCGAAGGTCGACATCGTCCGGGACGTGTTCGGTATGGGAAGTCAGGTTCTCCGGACGTTCTGGGAGCTCTCGGTCAGCCCGCGGATCACTCGCCGGGTGTCGCTGGGCGCCGGGACGATGCTCGTCGTCCTCGCCTTGCTCCTGATGACGCAGTACCTGAACCCCCGGACGGTACTGAACGAGATGGCCGGCGCGGCGCCGGGTCTCGTGGCGCTTTCCGCCGTCATCTACGCGGTGTCGTGGCCGATTCGGGGGCTGCGCTATCGCGACATACTCGACTCGATGGGCTTTCACGAACGGTGGGACTTCCTCACCGGCGCGGTCTTCATCAGCCAGACCGGGAACCTCGTCTTCCCGGCCCGACTCGGTGACGGTGTGCGCGCCTACGTCGTCAAGGCCCGGCGCTCCATCCCGTACCCGTCTGGCTTCGCGTCGCTCGCGGTCGAGCGCGTCTTCGACCTGCTGACGATCACGCTGCTTGCCGGCACCGTCATGCTGGGGCTGGCCGCCACCGGCTCTGCCGGCGACCTGTTGGCCGCGCTGACCGGCGACGCGGTCGGCGGCGACCCGGCACAGAGCGGCCAGACGGCCGTCTACGTCGCCGCCGCGGTGGGGCTGGCCGCAATCGGCGCCGTCGCCGCCATCGTCGCCAGCGCGCGCACCGACGCGAACTTCGTCCGGGCCACCATCGGCCGGCTGAGTGACGACTCCTACGCCGACCACGTGGCCGGCATCGTCGAGGGGTTCGTCGCCGACGTGCAGACGGTGACCGCCGACGGGCCAGCCTTCGCCCGCGTCGGTCTCGGGAGCCTCGCTATCTGGTCGCTGGACGTGCTGACGGCGCTGGCGGTGTTTGCCGCTTTCGGCACGCCACTAACGCCCTCCGTCGTCGCCGTCGGCTTCTTCGCCGTCAGCGTCGGGAACCTCGCGAAGGTCCTCCCGCTGACTCCCGGCGGCGTCGGCCTGTACGAGGGCGCCTTCACTATCATCGTCGCGCCGCTGACCCCCGTGGGCGTCACGGCCGCCCTCAGCATCGCTATCGTCGACCACGCGGTCAAGAACGTCGTCACCATCGTCGGCGGCGTCGTCTCGATGGCCTGGCTCAACGTCTCGCTGACGACCGCCGTCGAGGAATCGCGGTCCGCGACGGACATGCAACCGGAAGCGGACGACTAG
- a CDS encoding transcription initiation factor IIB, with protein MNEQTRTRKRTEEETESTESTSTACPECSGSLVIDDEHGETVCEDCGLVVESDEIDRGPEWRAFDSSEKDQKSRVGAPTTNMMHDKGLSTNIDWRDKDAYGNSLSGKQRQKMQRLRKWNERFRTRDSKERNLKQALGEIDRMASALGLPENVRETASVIYRRALDEDLLPGRSIEGVSTASVYAAARQAGVPRSLDEITEVSRVEKSEIARTYRYVVRELGLEVKPADPESYVPRFASSLELSDEAEHRARQLLQNAKEQGVHSGKSPVGLAAAAVYAAALLTNEKTTQAAVSEVADISEVTIRNRYHELLEAEQDLPVA; from the coding sequence ATGAACGAGCAAACACGAACGCGAAAGCGAACAGAAGAGGAGACGGAATCGACGGAATCGACATCGACGGCCTGCCCCGAGTGTAGCGGCTCGCTGGTCATCGACGACGAACACGGGGAGACCGTGTGTGAGGACTGCGGTCTCGTCGTGGAGTCCGACGAAATCGACCGCGGGCCCGAGTGGCGCGCGTTCGATTCGAGCGAGAAAGACCAGAAGTCCCGCGTCGGCGCCCCGACGACGAACATGATGCACGACAAGGGGCTGTCGACCAACATCGACTGGCGCGACAAGGACGCCTACGGCAACTCCCTGTCGGGCAAGCAGCGCCAGAAGATGCAGCGCCTGCGCAAGTGGAACGAGCGGTTCCGGACCCGGGACTCCAAGGAACGCAACCTCAAGCAGGCCCTGGGCGAGATAGACCGGATGGCCTCCGCACTGGGTCTGCCCGAGAACGTCCGCGAGACGGCCTCGGTTATCTACCGCCGAGCGCTCGACGAAGACCTGCTTCCGGGTCGCTCCATCGAAGGCGTCTCGACGGCCTCCGTCTACGCCGCAGCGCGACAGGCCGGCGTCCCGCGGAGCCTCGACGAAATCACCGAGGTCTCCCGGGTCGAAAAGAGCGAAATCGCCCGCACCTACCGCTACGTCGTCCGCGAGCTCGGCCTCGAAGTGAAGCCGGCCGACCCCGAGAGCTACGTCCCCCGGTTCGCCTCCTCGCTGGAGCTCTCCGACGAGGCCGAACACCGGGCCCGTCAGCTCCTCCAGAACGCCAAAGAGCAGGGCGTCCACTCCGGGAAGTCGCCCGTCGGACTCGCCGCGGCCGCCGTCTACGCCGCGGCGCTGCTGACCAACGAGAAGACCACGCAGGCCGCCGTCAGCGAGGTCGCCGACATCTCCGAAGTGACCATCCGCAACCGCTACCACGAACTGCTGGAAGCCGAGCAGGACCTCCCGGTCGCGTAA
- the yjjX gene encoding inosine/xanthosine triphosphatase, which translates to MHVAIGSTNPVKVAAVERVLPDAECSAVAVDSGVPEQPWGRAETVRGARNRAAAALSATDAQFGVGIEGGVAARDTPGGLWLVMWAAVTDGTDTHLGAGPSIRLPEPVAERLRDGDELGPVLDDELGREELAKQEGAIGVYTAGRVSRTDALVDAVAGAFGPFLR; encoded by the coding sequence ATGCACGTCGCCATCGGGAGTACGAATCCGGTGAAAGTTGCAGCCGTCGAACGCGTGTTGCCGGACGCCGAGTGCAGCGCTGTCGCGGTCGATTCGGGCGTTCCCGAACAGCCATGGGGTCGCGCGGAGACGGTTCGGGGCGCTCGAAACCGTGCGGCCGCCGCCCTGTCGGCGACCGACGCCCAGTTCGGGGTGGGTATCGAGGGCGGCGTCGCCGCGCGCGACACGCCCGGCGGACTCTGGCTCGTCATGTGGGCCGCCGTCACCGACGGCACCGACACCCATCTGGGCGCCGGCCCGTCGATTCGACTGCCCGAGCCAGTCGCCGAGCGGCTGCGGGACGGCGACGAACTCGGCCCCGTGCTCGACGACGAACTGGGCCGGGAGGAACTCGCCAAACAGGAGGGCGCTATCGGCGTCTACACCGCCGGCCGGGTCAGCCGAACGGACGCGCTGGTCGATGCTGTGGCTGGGGCCTTCGGGCCGTTCTTGCGGTAG
- a CDS encoding methyl-accepting chemotaxis protein yields the protein MATDFDSGGQDMADSGDTDAELGSAIDELLHTSENVSRSSQEISDLANQQSDNMREVAGEVSNLSATVEEVASSANQVQQVSERARELADRGRDAADDAIDAMESVDAANEMVSEDVKQLRSRIDEIDEIVDVINDIADQTNMLALNASIEAARAGEAGEGFAVVADEVKSLAEESQQNATEIEQLVSNIKADTEDTVGSIDEANEQVEQGIEQVTETVEILRDIDGSVKEAARGAEEVASATDEQAASTEEVASMVDMTAENAEEVANEIEEIAAANEQQTAKINEIQLLVDER from the coding sequence ATGGCTACGGATTTCGACAGTGGCGGCCAGGATATGGCCGACTCGGGTGACACCGACGCGGAGCTCGGGAGCGCCATCGACGAGTTGCTCCACACCTCCGAGAACGTCTCGCGGAGTTCACAGGAGATCAGCGACCTCGCGAACCAGCAGTCCGACAACATGCGCGAGGTCGCGGGCGAGGTCTCGAACCTGTCGGCGACCGTCGAGGAGGTCGCCTCCAGCGCGAACCAGGTCCAGCAGGTCAGCGAGCGGGCCCGTGAACTCGCCGACAGGGGCCGGGACGCGGCCGACGACGCCATCGACGCGATGGAGTCCGTCGACGCGGCAAACGAGATGGTGTCGGAGGACGTGAAACAGCTCCGGAGTCGCATCGACGAGATAGACGAGATCGTCGACGTCATCAACGACATCGCCGACCAGACCAACATGCTGGCGCTGAACGCCTCTATCGAGGCCGCCCGCGCTGGCGAAGCCGGCGAGGGCTTTGCCGTCGTCGCCGACGAGGTCAAATCGCTGGCCGAGGAGTCCCAGCAGAACGCCACCGAAATCGAGCAGCTGGTCTCGAACATCAAGGCCGACACCGAGGACACCGTCGGCAGCATCGACGAGGCCAACGAGCAGGTCGAGCAGGGCATCGAGCAGGTGACCGAGACCGTCGAGATCCTCCGTGACATCGACGGGTCCGTCAAGGAGGCCGCCCGCGGCGCCGAGGAAGTGGCGTCGGCCACCGACGAGCAGGCCGCCTCCACCGAGGAGGTCGCGAGCATGGTCGACATGACCGCCGAGAACGCCGAGGAGGTCGCAAACGAGATCGAGGAGATCGCCGCGGCCAACGAACAACAGACCGCGAAGATAAACGAGATTCAGCTGCTGGTCGACGAGCGGTAG